The stretch of DNA ATGGTGGTCGATGACGACGTCGGGGACGACGCTCGGCGGCACTTCGGTGTTCGCGCCCGGGCTGCTGTGGTCGACGAAGCTCACGCGTTCGTACTCATCGAGCGAGGTCGTCGAAATCGTCTGGAGGGAAATGTCGAGCATATTGACGAACGCGCGGTTCTGCTGGTGTGAGATCTCACCGCCGTAGGCGATCGTCACTTCCTCGACGTCGTGTTCGAACGCGATCGCCTGGAGGGCGAGCGCGCTGGCGAGACAGTCCGGATCGGGATTGTCGTGACAGACGATCGCCAACGAGTCGGTCGTCTCGAGGGCGGACGCGAGCTCGGCCGCGCGTGACATATTTCGTATACGGGAACGAGCGGCTTGAATCCCGCGTCGCGTCTCAGAAACGACGAACGACGGCGCATGGACGGTCGTCGCACCACCGGCGGCGCTCGGTCGAATAACCTACATGATCGATCGGTATCGAGTGTATACTTATTTTACACCGGCCATCCGACAGGCGGGTATGCGAGACGCGTATCTCGTCGGCGCGGGGCAGTCGGATTACGGGGCGTTCCCGTCCGAGAGCTACCGATCCCTGTTCCGCACGGCGTTCGAGGAAGCGACGGACAGCGTACCGAAGGGGCTCGAGGCCGCGGACGTCGACGAGGCGTTCGTCGGAAATCTCGGAGTCGGCGGCCGCCAGCTCGGACTCTCCGGTCCCGCAGTGACCGAACACGTCGGACTCGACGGCGTCCCCACCACGCGAGTCGAGAACGCCTGCGCCGCCAGCGGCTTCGCCGTTCGACAGGCAGTGCAGGCGGTCAAGTCGGGCATGGCCGACGTCGTCCTCGCGGGCGGCTTCGAGATCATGTCGGACATGAGCTCGGACGCGACGAAGTACTGGCTCGGCGTCTCCGGGGAGACCGAGTGGGAACGGCTCTCCGGCACCACGTTCTCCGGCGTCTACGCGCAGATGGCCAGCGTCCACATGGAACGGTACGGCACCACGCGCGAGCACCTCTCGCAGGTGGCCGTCAAAAACCACGCGAACGGCGCCAAGAACCCCCACGCCCAGCTCGGCTTCGAGTGTTCGCTCGAGGACGCTCAGTCCGCGCCGGTCGTCGCGGACCCGCTGAACCTCTATCACTGCTGTCCGACCTCGGACGGGGCGGCCTGCGCACTGATCGTCAGCGAAGATGTCGTCGACGACTACACGGACGACCCCATCCGCGTCGCCGGCGTCGGTGCCGGCAGCGACACCGTGGGGCTCTTCCAGCGCGATACCTACTCCGGCGTCCCCGCGAGCCAGCGGGCCGGCGACGCCGCCTACGAGATGGCCGGCATCGACCCCGACGACCTCGACTTCGCGGAGGTCCACGACTGCTTCGCCATCGCCGAACTGCTGGCCTACGAGGATCTCGGCTTCTGCGAGACGGGCGAGGCCGGGCGGCTCATCGAGTCCGGCGCGACCGAACTCGGCGGCGACCTCCCCGTGAACACCTCCGGCGGCCTCAAATCGAAGGGCCACCCCATCGGCGCGACGGGTGCCGGACAGGTCGTCGAGGCCTACAAACAGCTCTCCGGAACCGCGGGCGAGCGACAGGTCGAGAACCCGACCCGGGGCCTGACGCACAACGTCGGCGGCAGCGGTGGTGCAGCCGTGGTCCACGTCTTCGAGAAGGAAACGGAGGTGAACGCGTGATGACGGCCGCGATCACCGGCGTCGGTGCCTACGCCCCGCGATTCCGTATCAGCGCCGAGGCTTTCGAGGAGGCCTGGGGCCAGTTCCACGCCGCCGGCGTGACCGAGAAGGCCGTTCCCTCGGCCGACGAGGACGCCCTGACGATGGGCTACGAGGCCGCGACCCGCGCGCTCGAGGCCGCGGCGATCGACCCCGCGGCCGTCAACTGGCTCGCGTTCGCCGCCTCGCGACCGCCGGAAGCCGAGGAGGACCTGACCGCCCGTCTCGGCGCGATGCTCGCCCTCCCCGAGTCGGCGACCCGGCAGCTCTTCACGGGCAGCACGCGGGCCGGCACCCGCGCGCTCTGGGCCGGGCTGGACGCGCTCGAGGCCGACTCGACGACCGCGCTCGTCGTCGCGGCCGACGCGCCGAAGGGCGATCCCGACGACGGAATCGACCACGCGGCCGGCGCGGGTGCCGCGGCGTTCGTCGTCGAGCGCGACGGCCCGGCCGAAATCGTCGACCGCGCCGAGTACACCGCGCCGTATCCGGGAACCCGGTTCCGAAACAGCGGCGCGGACGAGACGCAGGGACTGGGCGTCACCCAGTACGACCGGCAGGCGTTCTCCGAGACGATCGGCGGTGCCGTCGCCGGTCTCGAGGTCGATTCCGATCCGGCGGCTGCCGCGATCCAGGCCCCCGACGGAAAGCTCCCCTACCGCGCGGCCGGGGCGGCCGGCGTCGGGACCGACGAGGTACGGGCCGCCGCGACCGTCCACGAACTGGGCGACCTCGGCGCGGCCAGCGTCCCGCTGTCGCTCGCGACGGCGCTCGAGGACGGCTACGAGTCGATCCTCGCGGTCTCCCACGGCAGCGGCGCGGCCGCGGACGCGTTCGTCGTCGAGGCCGAGGACGACGTGCCGGCCGTAACCGCGCTCGAGGGCGACGACCCGCTCTCGTACGCGGAGTACCTCCGCCAGCGCGGCGTCGTGACCACGGGCCCGCCGTCGGGCGGCGGCGCGTACGTCAGCGTCCCCTCGTGGCGGCGCTCGCTGCCGCAACGGTACCGGCTGGAGGCGGGCCGCTGCTCCGCGTGCAACGCCCTCTCGTTCCCGCCGGAGGGGGCCTGCGACGACTGCGGCGCGTTGGCAGAGTACGAACCCGTCGAACTCGCCGGCGAGGGGACGATCGAGGCCGTCACGACGATCTCGCAGGGCGGCGCGCCGCCGGAGTTCGCCGAACAGCAGGCCCGGTCGGGCGACTACGCGGCCGCGATCGTCGCGCTCGAAACCAGCGGTGCGTCGGAGACGCACCGAGCGGACGGCGACGAGATCGTCAGTGCGCCGGCGATGGGGACCGATGCGGACCCTGCGGACTTCTCGGTCGGCGACCGGATCGAGACGACGATCCGCCGGATCTACACGCAGGAAGGCGTCACCAGGTACGGGTTCAAGGTGCGGCCCGCGAGCGAGTAGGAGTCGAGCCCGGCCGGCCGGACTCGAGCGGCTATCTCCAGCCGAGGTGTCGCGTTGCG from Natrinema salaciae encodes:
- a CDS encoding thiolase domain-containing protein is translated as MRDAYLVGAGQSDYGAFPSESYRSLFRTAFEEATDSVPKGLEAADVDEAFVGNLGVGGRQLGLSGPAVTEHVGLDGVPTTRVENACAASGFAVRQAVQAVKSGMADVVLAGGFEIMSDMSSDATKYWLGVSGETEWERLSGTTFSGVYAQMASVHMERYGTTREHLSQVAVKNHANGAKNPHAQLGFECSLEDAQSAPVVADPLNLYHCCPTSDGAACALIVSEDVVDDYTDDPIRVAGVGAGSDTVGLFQRDTYSGVPASQRAGDAAYEMAGIDPDDLDFAEVHDCFAIAELLAYEDLGFCETGEAGRLIESGATELGGDLPVNTSGGLKSKGHPIGATGAGQVVEAYKQLSGTAGERQVENPTRGLTHNVGGSGGAAVVHVFEKETEVNA
- a CDS encoding zinc ribbon domain-containing protein, yielding MTAAITGVGAYAPRFRISAEAFEEAWGQFHAAGVTEKAVPSADEDALTMGYEAATRALEAAAIDPAAVNWLAFAASRPPEAEEDLTARLGAMLALPESATRQLFTGSTRAGTRALWAGLDALEADSTTALVVAADAPKGDPDDGIDHAAGAGAAAFVVERDGPAEIVDRAEYTAPYPGTRFRNSGADETQGLGVTQYDRQAFSETIGGAVAGLEVDSDPAAAAIQAPDGKLPYRAAGAAGVGTDEVRAAATVHELGDLGAASVPLSLATALEDGYESILAVSHGSGAAADAFVVEAEDDVPAVTALEGDDPLSYAEYLRQRGVVTTGPPSGGGAYVSVPSWRRSLPQRYRLEAGRCSACNALSFPPEGACDDCGALAEYEPVELAGEGTIEAVTTISQGGAPPEFAEQQARSGDYAAAIVALETSGASETHRADGDEIVSAPAMGTDADPADFSVGDRIETTIRRIYTQEGVTRYGFKVRPASE